A stretch of Mucilaginibacter terrae DNA encodes these proteins:
- a CDS encoding TlpA family protein disulfide reductase, translating into MKKLITILFTLCASFALLLKPGKTMAQFKLSGTVAHLKKADTIDLNIPYVYGYYNENIRHIPLNKQGTFTTNIELSATKFATLTYHGRLWTIMMKPGKQLEVTINATDTTVTAFKGSVAAENKVLHEVNAGQRPAFIAAGARGKNSYAKGTVAEITEKVIKPQLALGETRVAQVQASTLNTADKRLIAQETRTETLNWLNFLVRGIMNINKTDLMGLYKLLYSNIKPEPEVLPAGPQFYQFADDYIGYMESQAVIFMQGLDKDKANTTPLPYFNVSFDDAITLSKSKGKLYVNWLAVKNNYSKPVAEVMLAQFITAKCAERDLTEARPLMDEMISLYPQSKYRAQLSARIANMESALVTNKSNEAIHIVEGYKKINSIYEIVNQYKGKVVYLDVWGTWCGPCRDELRFVPELKKQFEGKDVVFVYLDMDDDIKEAHWREFIKVNNMTGIHLRKSNADIQKFWDELQPDKNKQGSYPTYFIFDKSGKPVINNIKRPSDKMLLYQQIAQYL; encoded by the coding sequence ATGAAAAAACTTATCACCATTTTATTTACCCTGTGTGCCAGCTTTGCTCTACTGCTTAAACCCGGCAAAACCATGGCACAGTTTAAACTAAGCGGCACAGTTGCACACCTGAAAAAAGCCGATACTATTGACCTGAACATTCCATATGTATACGGCTATTATAATGAAAACATAAGACACATACCATTAAACAAACAAGGCACTTTTACCACCAACATTGAGTTAAGTGCCACCAAGTTTGCTACGCTCACGTATCATGGAAGGTTATGGACCATTATGATGAAGCCCGGCAAACAACTGGAAGTAACTATTAACGCCACCGATACTACTGTTACAGCGTTCAAAGGTTCGGTGGCTGCCGAAAACAAAGTTTTGCATGAGGTTAATGCCGGGCAAAGACCTGCGTTTATTGCGGCCGGTGCACGAGGAAAGAACAGCTATGCCAAAGGTACGGTAGCCGAAATAACCGAAAAGGTAATTAAACCCCAACTGGCATTAGGCGAAACCCGGGTTGCACAGGTACAGGCATCGACACTTAACACCGCCGACAAACGCCTTATAGCGCAGGAAACACGTACCGAAACCCTCAACTGGCTCAACTTTCTTGTGCGCGGTATTATGAACATCAATAAAACCGATTTGATGGGATTATACAAACTGCTATACAGCAACATTAAGCCAGAGCCTGAGGTACTGCCCGCCGGGCCACAGTTTTACCAGTTTGCCGATGATTATATTGGGTACATGGAATCGCAGGCGGTAATCTTTATGCAGGGGCTTGATAAGGACAAAGCCAATACAACGCCTCTACCCTACTTTAATGTTTCTTTTGATGATGCCATTACTCTTTCAAAATCTAAAGGCAAATTGTATGTAAACTGGTTAGCTGTAAAAAACAACTATAGTAAACCTGTAGCCGAGGTCATGCTGGCACAATTTATTACCGCCAAATGCGCCGAGAGAGACCTGACCGAAGCACGCCCGTTAATGGATGAAATGATAAGCCTGTATCCGCAAAGTAAATACCGCGCTCAACTGTCCGCCCGTATTGCCAATATGGAAAGTGCCTTGGTTACTAATAAAAGCAATGAGGCTATTCACATTGTTGAAGGTTACAAGAAGATAAATTCGATATACGAAATAGTTAACCAATATAAAGGCAAGGTAGTATACCTTGATGTATGGGGTACCTGGTGTGGCCCCTGCCGCGATGAGCTACGCTTTGTGCCCGAATTAAAAAAGCAATTTGAGGGCAAAGATGTAGTGTTTGTTTATTTGGATATGGATGATGATATTAAAGAAGCACATTGGCGTGAGTTTATTAAAGTAAACAACATGACGGGCATACACCTGCGTAAAAGCAATGCCGATATTCAAAAGTTTTGGGATGAGCTGCAGCCTGATAAAAACAAGCAGGGATCTTACCCAACTTATTTTATATTTGATAAGAGCGGGAAACCCGTTATAAATAACATTAAGCGCCCAAGTGATAAAATGCTGTTGTACCAGCAAATAGCCCAATACCTGTAA
- a CDS encoding sensor histidine kinase codes for MKLKHLEIALATLLLLTHSYGQLNTADSYMRGLYTADSFSADVFRKHGYIFQFSINYLLPNLVEYIGYYLSFVWVACLLPNKYLSAQKWGKAMAAIAAGFIVTLLLFCLNYALHFPYYDDLHYRALIKKLPQATLWFAALLCYQIAKQLIQWLLGYKTQQYTKVRMRISRETAYFLMFWGALMVGCFILRAYWGVSLFLGLILPCAFLCYITILYWLIPVYWDQRSERMGFWFIMLLITLGINLPLNGIFALKATYSPVMHVFAFCVFWFGQLLLITPLSFYIHQYRKSLEAELSGLRTDLGTSTANLQFLRSQINPHFLFNALNTLYGLALTEQAERTGEGIQKLGDMMRFMLHENTLEKIALSQEIDYLRNYIDLQNMRTAASSLIKIEVDLPEVEGSYSIAPMLLIPFVENAYKHGISLREESGISISLQITNDTLQFDVHNSVHERPADDPESARSGIGLENVRQRLQLLYPQKHELVIRQKPTEFFIYLTLNLK; via the coding sequence ATGAAACTTAAACACCTCGAAATTGCCTTAGCCACATTACTGTTATTAACCCACTCCTACGGCCAGTTAAACACAGCCGATAGCTACATGCGCGGCCTTTACACAGCCGACTCATTCAGTGCCGACGTTTTTAGAAAGCATGGCTATATTTTTCAATTCTCCATCAATTACCTGTTGCCTAACCTGGTTGAGTATATAGGTTATTACTTGTCTTTTGTATGGGTAGCCTGTTTGTTGCCTAACAAATACCTCTCAGCGCAAAAATGGGGAAAAGCAATGGCAGCTATTGCGGCAGGTTTTATAGTAACCCTCCTACTATTTTGTCTTAATTATGCCCTTCATTTTCCTTATTATGATGATCTACATTATCGTGCTTTAATAAAAAAACTACCACAGGCCACCCTATGGTTTGCTGCACTACTATGTTATCAAATAGCCAAACAACTTATTCAATGGCTACTGGGTTACAAAACGCAACAGTACACCAAAGTCCGCATGCGTATTAGCCGCGAAACGGCTTACTTCCTGATGTTTTGGGGGGCTTTGATGGTAGGCTGTTTTATTTTGAGAGCTTATTGGGGAGTTAGTTTATTTTTAGGTTTGATTCTTCCGTGTGCTTTTTTGTGCTACATCACCATTTTATACTGGCTAATACCTGTTTATTGGGATCAGCGCTCCGAGCGGATGGGATTTTGGTTCATAATGCTATTGATAACACTCGGCATTAATTTGCCACTCAACGGCATTTTTGCACTAAAGGCAACCTACTCGCCGGTAATGCATGTTTTTGCATTCTGTGTTTTTTGGTTTGGCCAACTACTGCTCATCACTCCACTAAGTTTTTACATTCATCAATACCGCAAAAGTTTGGAGGCCGAACTATCGGGCTTACGTACCGACCTGGGCACCTCAACGGCCAATCTGCAATTTTTACGCTCGCAAATTAATCCTCACTTTTTGTTTAATGCACTCAATACCCTGTACGGACTGGCACTTACCGAGCAGGCCGAAAGAACGGGCGAAGGCATACAAAAACTGGGCGATATGATGCGTTTTATGCTGCATGAAAACACGCTCGAAAAAATTGCGCTATCACAGGAGATCGATTATTTGCGCAACTACATCGATTTGCAAAACATGCGCACGGCTGCATCATCACTCATCAAAATTGAGGTTGATTTGCCCGAGGTGGAAGGCAGCTATTCTATTGCGCCCATGCTGCTCATTCCATTTGTGGAGAATGCTTATAAACATGGCATCAGCCTGCGCGAAGAATCGGGGATAAGCATCAGCCTGCAAATTACTAATGACACCCTGCAATTTGATGTACATAACAGCGTACACGAGCGCCCGGCCGACGACCCCGAAAGTGCCCGCTCAGGCATTGGCCTCGAGAACGTGCGCCAGCGTTTGCAGCTGCTCTATCCGCAAAAACACGAATTAGTTATCCGTCAAAAACCAACTGAATTTTTCATCTATTTAACCCTTAACCTCAAATGA
- a CDS encoding RNA polymerase sigma factor: MSLFTKKLPAVIKGCKANKRPDQEALYKLFYTDMLRLCYRYLKSDELAQEALNAGFLKVFQNIGGFNEQKGEPGAWIHAIMVNTCIDLGRKEARFNEITSTDELGDEAFVAPEVLDKLYVEDLLIAIRTLPAATQLVFNLSVLDGYAHHEIAEQLHITESTSRWHLSEAKKQLRTLLQPKQTKVTPTENPRKAQ; the protein is encoded by the coding sequence ATGAGCCTCTTTACTAAAAAACTGCCCGCCGTTATAAAGGGCTGCAAGGCCAATAAGCGCCCGGACCAGGAGGCTTTATACAAGCTTTTTTATACCGATATGCTGCGGTTGTGCTACCGTTATTTAAAAAGCGACGAGCTGGCGCAGGAGGCTTTAAATGCTGGGTTTTTAAAAGTATTTCAAAATATAGGCGGCTTTAATGAGCAAAAAGGCGAACCCGGAGCCTGGATACATGCTATTATGGTTAACACCTGTATTGACCTTGGACGCAAGGAGGCACGTTTTAACGAGATTACAAGTACAGATGAACTGGGCGATGAGGCTTTTGTAGCGCCGGAAGTGTTAGATAAACTATATGTAGAAGACTTGCTCATAGCCATAAGGACGCTACCCGCTGCAACACAATTGGTGTTCAACCTTTCGGTGCTGGATGGGTATGCGCACCACGAAATAGCCGAACAGTTGCACATTACCGAAAGTACATCGCGCTGGCATTTATCTGAGGCAAAAAAGCAATTGCGCACGCTGCTTCAGCCCAAACAAACAAAAGTTACACCTACTGAAAACCCCCGTAAGGCCCAATGA
- the ileS gene encoding isoleucine--tRNA ligase, with protein MYKEYKQLNLSQIGKDVLEFWKENGIFEKSISSRPASNPYTFYEGPPSANGMPGIHHAMARSIKDIFCRYKTLKGYQVKRKGGWDTHGLPIELAVEKSLGITKDDIGKSISVDDYNQACRKEVMRYTDVWNDLTLKMGYWVDLDNPYITYENDYIETLWWILKQLYNKGWLYKGYTVQPYSPKSGTGLSSHELNQPGTYKMVKDTTITAQFHLKNDQQHPLISTLFSEAEEDTVILAWTTTPWTLPSNCALAVGEDIDYVKISTFNPYTYKPVSVVLAKALVGKYFKAEGENASFEDYKEGDKVIPWTVKAEFKGSELIGLRYHQLMPYVTNEELEKNAFRVIPADFVTTGDGTGIVHTASVFGADDFRACKENNVPSVMVLDETGKEVPLVNKQGRFVDEVIDYAGRYVKEEYYSKEEREEPGFKPTDVLISIKLKEDNKAFNVQRYEHSYPHSWRTDEPILYYPLDSWFIKTTAVKDKLIELNKTINWKPEATGTGRFGNWLENLVDWNLSRSRYWGTPLPIWREENGTEEKCIGSVEELNKEIDASIAAGFMPAGFRLADMHRPYVDDVILVSANGKKMLREPDLIDVWFDSGAMPYAQWHFPFENKEQFADAYPADFIAEGVDQTRGWFFTLHAIAVMLSEASDEVKAVNEKVGNRGIAFKNVVSNGLVLDKNGNKMSKRLGNAVDPFETIEQYGADAARWYMISNASPWDNLKFNIEGLDEVRRKFFGTLYNTYSFFSLYANIDMFDYSAPEIELSQRPEIDRWILSLLNTLTQEVDGFYADFEPTKAARAIQDYVDAHLSNWYVRLSRRRFWKSDNSEDKTSAYQTLYTCLVTIAKLMSPIAPFFAERLYNDLNTATGKEQFESVHLTNFPVYQSEIVDKELEERMQLAQDISSLTLSLRKKVGINVRQPLSKILLPILDKNFEHQVEAVKELILSETNIKAIEYITDTAGFIKRKIKPNFKALGQKVGKDMKAVADAITNFTQDDIAKLENDGEIAVLDNKYIILATEVEITAEDVPGWQVANLGKLTVALDVTLTEDLKQEGISRELINRIQNLRKNSNFDVTDKINVRLNCPIVIAEALDKNKTYICAEILAADITVDSLLNDGEKTTIDENEVIISISKI; from the coding sequence ATGTACAAGGAATATAAACAGTTAAATTTATCACAGATAGGCAAGGATGTACTCGAGTTCTGGAAAGAGAACGGCATTTTCGAAAAAAGCATCAGTAGTCGCCCTGCCTCAAACCCCTATACATTTTACGAAGGGCCGCCATCGGCCAATGGTATGCCCGGCATTCACCATGCCATGGCACGGTCTATTAAAGATATATTTTGCCGCTACAAAACCTTAAAAGGCTACCAGGTTAAGCGTAAAGGCGGTTGGGACACCCACGGCCTGCCTATCGAGCTGGCGGTTGAAAAGTCGTTAGGCATAACCAAGGATGATATTGGCAAAAGCATTTCGGTAGATGATTATAACCAGGCCTGCCGCAAGGAGGTAATGCGTTATACCGATGTTTGGAATGACCTTACCCTCAAAATGGGCTACTGGGTTGATTTGGATAACCCCTACATTACCTACGAAAACGATTATATTGAAACCCTTTGGTGGATCTTAAAGCAGCTTTACAACAAAGGCTGGTTGTATAAAGGTTACACGGTACAACCGTACTCGCCAAAATCGGGTACGGGGCTAAGTTCTCATGAGCTTAACCAGCCGGGTACCTACAAAATGGTGAAGGATACCACCATTACGGCGCAGTTTCATTTAAAGAATGATCAGCAGCACCCGCTCATCTCAACCCTGTTTAGCGAAGCCGAAGAAGATACCGTTATACTGGCCTGGACAACTACGCCCTGGACACTGCCATCAAACTGTGCCCTGGCCGTTGGCGAGGATATTGACTATGTTAAAATATCCACCTTTAACCCATATACCTACAAACCGGTAAGCGTGGTTTTGGCCAAAGCACTGGTAGGTAAATACTTTAAAGCCGAAGGCGAAAATGCTTCGTTCGAGGATTATAAAGAAGGTGATAAAGTTATTCCGTGGACAGTTAAAGCCGAATTTAAAGGTTCAGAGCTGATTGGCTTACGCTATCACCAGTTAATGCCATACGTTACCAATGAGGAGCTGGAGAAAAATGCATTCCGCGTTATCCCGGCCGATTTTGTGACAACGGGCGATGGTACGGGTATCGTACACACCGCATCGGTTTTTGGTGCGGATGACTTTAGGGCCTGTAAAGAAAACAACGTACCATCGGTGATGGTGTTAGACGAAACAGGCAAGGAAGTGCCCTTGGTAAATAAACAAGGACGTTTTGTTGACGAGGTGATTGATTACGCCGGCCGTTACGTAAAAGAAGAATATTATAGCAAGGAAGAGCGCGAAGAACCCGGTTTTAAACCAACCGACGTGCTCATCTCTATTAAGCTGAAAGAAGATAACAAGGCATTCAACGTACAAAGATACGAGCACAGTTACCCACACTCGTGGCGTACCGATGAGCCAATTTTGTACTACCCGCTCGATAGCTGGTTTATTAAAACCACTGCCGTTAAGGATAAGCTTATCGAACTAAACAAAACCATCAACTGGAAACCCGAAGCTACCGGTACCGGTCGTTTTGGTAACTGGTTAGAAAACCTGGTTGACTGGAACTTATCGCGTTCACGCTACTGGGGTACCCCGCTGCCCATCTGGCGCGAGGAGAACGGTACCGAGGAAAAATGTATAGGTTCGGTTGAAGAACTGAACAAAGAAATTGACGCTTCTATTGCCGCAGGGTTTATGCCCGCAGGTTTCCGTTTGGCCGATATGCACCGCCCGTATGTGGATGATGTGATATTGGTTTCGGCCAACGGTAAAAAAATGCTGCGCGAGCCCGATCTGATCGACGTTTGGTTTGATTCGGGTGCTATGCCGTATGCACAATGGCATTTCCCGTTCGAGAACAAAGAGCAGTTTGCCGATGCCTACCCGGCCGATTTTATTGCTGAGGGTGTTGACCAAACCCGTGGCTGGTTTTTTACCCTGCACGCCATTGCCGTTATGCTAAGCGAGGCCAGCGACGAGGTAAAAGCCGTAAATGAAAAAGTAGGCAACCGCGGTATTGCATTTAAAAACGTGGTATCAAACGGTTTGGTGCTCGATAAAAACGGCAACAAAATGTCGAAACGTTTAGGCAACGCTGTCGATCCGTTTGAAACTATTGAACAATACGGTGCCGATGCCGCCCGCTGGTACATGATCAGCAATGCATCGCCATGGGATAACCTTAAATTCAATATCGAGGGGTTAGACGAGGTTCGTCGTAAATTCTTCGGTACTTTATATAACACCTACTCGTTCTTTTCGCTTTACGCCAACATCGATATGTTTGATTACAGCGCACCCGAAATAGAACTGAGCCAACGCCCCGAAATTGACCGTTGGATTTTATCGTTATTAAACACCTTAACCCAGGAGGTTGATGGTTTTTATGCCGATTTTGAGCCTACCAAAGCAGCCCGCGCTATTCAGGATTATGTGGATGCCCACCTGAGCAACTGGTACGTACGCCTGAGCCGCCGCCGTTTCTGGAAGTCAGACAATTCGGAAGATAAAACATCGGCTTACCAAACACTTTATACCTGTTTAGTTACCATAGCCAAACTCATGTCGCCCATTGCGCCGTTTTTTGCCGAGCGTTTGTATAACGATTTAAACACCGCTACCGGTAAAGAGCAATTCGAGTCGGTACACTTGACCAATTTCCCTGTCTATCAATCTGAAATAGTTGACAAGGAACTGGAAGAGCGTATGCAACTGGCGCAAGATATATCATCGTTAACCTTATCGTTACGTAAAAAGGTGGGCATCAACGTGCGCCAGCCTTTGAGCAAGATATTGTTGCCCATACTCGATAAAAACTTTGAGCACCAGGTGGAAGCCGTTAAGGAGCTGATCCTGTCGGAAACCAATATTAAGGCCATTGAGTATATTACCGATACAGCCGGTTTTATCAAGCGTAAAATAAAGCCAAACTTTAAGGCATTAGGTCAAAAAGTGGGTAAAGATATGAAGGCCGTGGCCGATGCCATTACCAACTTTACCCAGGATGATATTGCCAAATTGGAAAATGATGGTGAGATTGCCGTATTAGATAATAAATACATTATACTTGCTACAGAGGTTGAAATAACTGCCGAAGACGTTCCGGGGTGGCAGGTTGCTAATTTAGGCAAACTAACAGTAGCCTTAGATGTTACCCTAACCGAAGACCTGAAACAGGAAGGTATATCGCGCGAACTGATCAACCGTATACAAAACCTGCGTAAGAACAGCAATTTTGATGTTACCGATAAAATTAACGTACGCCTGAATTGCCCTATAGTAATTGCCGAAGCTTTAGATAAAAACAAGACCTATATTTGCGCCGAAATTTTGGCTGCGGATATAACAGTAGACAGTTTGCTGAATGATGGCGAGAAAACAACTATTGACGAAAACGAAGTAATTATTTCTATAAGTAAAATATAA
- a CDS encoding TraR/DksA family transcriptional regulator: MSTPQTEKTRYSDAELQEFKDLILDKIRIAREELNALASSLSNPNTNGTDDTAGTYKTLEDGSATLEKEQINQLAARQKKFIEQLEAALVRIETKTYGICRETGKLIQKERLRAVPHTTLSMEAKLKQ, encoded by the coding sequence ATGAGCACACCACAAACTGAAAAAACCAGATATTCTGACGCTGAGTTACAAGAGTTTAAAGACCTTATCTTAGACAAAATACGTATTGCACGCGAAGAGCTGAACGCACTTGCATCATCATTAAGTAACCCAAACACTAACGGTACTGATGATACTGCAGGCACCTATAAAACTTTAGAAGATGGATCTGCTACTTTAGAAAAAGAGCAAATTAATCAATTAGCTGCTCGTCAAAAGAAGTTTATTGAGCAGTTGGAGGCCGCTTTAGTACGCATCGAGACCAAAACTTATGGCATTTGCCGCGAAACAGGTAAGTTGATACAAAAGGAGCGCCTGCGTGCCGTGCCGCATACTACCCTGAGCATGGAAGCCAAACTGAAGCAGTAA
- a CDS encoding lipoprotein signal peptidase: MKASYLKPFLLAFLVVLADQLIKIWVRGNMYMGQEIHFLGDRGMLLYTENNGMAFGWELGGVAGKLALTLFRIVAVGGIGYGLYYLIKHKHNRGLILCVALIFAGALGNIIDSTFYGIIYGYAPIFQGRVVDMFYFPLIRGHYPTWVPKVGGDPFIFFQPIFNLADSAISVGVILILIFQNKYFKKEEEVASSPNSEVVEE; this comes from the coding sequence ATGAAGGCATCGTACTTAAAACCTTTCCTTTTAGCTTTTTTGGTGGTACTGGCCGATCAGCTCATTAAAATATGGGTACGCGGCAACATGTACATGGGCCAGGAAATTCATTTTTTGGGCGATAGGGGCATGTTGCTTTACACCGAGAACAATGGTATGGCCTTTGGCTGGGAGTTGGGTGGTGTTGCCGGTAAACTGGCTTTAACCCTGTTCCGTATTGTTGCTGTTGGAGGTATAGGTTACGGCTTGTATTATTTAATAAAGCATAAACACAATCGCGGTCTTATCCTTTGCGTAGCCCTAATTTTTGCAGGTGCGTTGGGTAATATTATCGATTCTACTTTTTACGGCATTATATACGGTTATGCCCCTATATTTCAGGGCCGCGTAGTAGATATGTTCTATTTTCCGCTCATCAGAGGGCATTACCCAACCTGGGTGCCTAAAGTAGGCGGCGATCCGTTCATTTTCTTCCAGCCTATATTTAACCTGGCCGATTCGGCCATTTCGGTAGGCGTTATCCTGATACTTATTTTTCAGAATAAGTATTTTAAAAAGGAGGAAGAAGTAGCCAGCAGCCCTAATAGCGAGGTTGTTGAAGAATAA
- a CDS encoding HAD family hydrolase, which produces MAALLNKGRAAFYALPMAINTIIFDLGAVLIDWHPHHLYNKIFTEPAQRDWFLENICTNDWNEEQDGGRALAEGTELRVKQFPEHEENIRVFYGRWVEMLNGPIDGTPEIFRQLKESGKYKIYALSNWSAETMEIAFSQFEFLDWFDGMVISGLEKMRKPEPVFYQLLLDRYSIKPEEALFIDDNKRNIIAAEKMGINSIHFINAAQLEKELKSLDIL; this is translated from the coding sequence TTGGCCGCTCTGCTTAACAAAGGCAGAGCGGCTTTTTACGCTTTACCTATGGCTATTAATACGATCATCTTCGACCTGGGCGCAGTTTTAATTGACTGGCACCCACATCACCTTTACAATAAAATATTTACCGAACCTGCGCAACGCGACTGGTTTTTAGAAAATATTTGTACCAACGATTGGAACGAAGAACAAGACGGAGGCCGTGCCCTGGCCGAAGGAACCGAACTGCGGGTGAAGCAATTTCCCGAGCATGAAGAAAATATCAGGGTCTTTTACGGCCGCTGGGTTGAAATGCTGAATGGCCCCATTGATGGCACTCCCGAAATATTCAGGCAGTTAAAAGAAAGTGGCAAGTATAAGATATATGCCCTCAGCAACTGGTCGGCCGAAACGATGGAGATAGCCTTTAGCCAGTTTGAGTTTTTAGATTGGTTTGACGGCATGGTAATTTCGGGCCTCGAAAAAATGCGCAAACCCGAACCTGTATTTTATCAGCTTTTATTAGACCGCTATAGCATTAAGCCTGAGGAAGCTTTGTTTATTGATGATAACAAACGCAATATTATAGCCGCCGAGAAGATGGGGATTAATAGTATTCATTTTATCAATGCAGCACAACTGGAAAAGGAGCTGAAAAGCCTGGATATTTTATAA
- the metF gene encoding methylenetetrahydrofolate reductase [NAD(P)H] has product MKITDHIANAQGKTLFSFELLPPIKGQSMDGIYKAIDPLMEFKPPFIDVTSSREDLFYKESPDGIIQKATYRKRPGTVAVCAAIQHKYKVDTVPHLICGGFTKEETEYALIDLQFLGIDNVLVLRGDARKTDSGFIPTPGGHCYATELLEQVTNMNNGIYLHEYQDSSYKTDFCIGVAAYPEKHFEAPNLKTDFRYLKQKVDGGAKFIVTQMFFDNTKYKAFVNLCRENGINVPIIPGLKPITTAKQLINLPKIFHIDMPEDLCDAVQACKNDKEVKEVGIEWMINQCKELIDFGVPVLHFYTMGNPEPTKRIAQAIF; this is encoded by the coding sequence ATGAAAATCACCGATCACATAGCCAACGCACAAGGCAAAACACTTTTTTCTTTCGAACTACTGCCTCCCATTAAGGGGCAAAGCATGGATGGTATTTACAAAGCCATAGACCCATTGATGGAGTTTAAACCGCCGTTTATTGATGTGACCTCATCACGCGAGGATCTGTTTTACAAGGAAAGCCCTGATGGTATTATTCAAAAGGCAACATACCGTAAGCGCCCGGGTACGGTGGCGGTATGTGCGGCAATTCAGCATAAATATAAGGTTGATACGGTTCCGCACTTAATTTGCGGGGGCTTTACCAAAGAGGAAACCGAGTATGCGCTCATCGACTTGCAGTTTTTAGGCATTGATAATGTATTGGTACTCCGTGGAGATGCCCGCAAAACCGATTCGGGTTTTATACCAACCCCCGGCGGTCACTGCTATGCTACTGAACTGTTGGAACAGGTAACCAACATGAACAACGGTATTTATTTGCACGAGTATCAGGATTCATCGTACAAAACCGATTTTTGTATAGGCGTGGCGGCTTATCCCGAAAAACATTTTGAAGCGCCCAACCTGAAAACCGATTTCAGGTACCTCAAACAAAAGGTTGATGGCGGTGCTAAATTCATCGTTACCCAAATGTTTTTTGATAACACTAAATACAAGGCCTTTGTGAACCTTTGTCGCGAAAATGGTATTAATGTGCCTATTATTCCGGGCTTAAAACCTATTACTACTGCTAAACAACTCATCAATCTGCCCAAAATATTTCATATTGATATGCCGGAGGATTTATGTGATGCCGTGCAAGCCTGTAAAAATGATAAAGAAGTTAAAGAAGTGGGCATTGAATGGATGATTAACCAATGTAAAGAGCTGATTGATTTTGGCGTACCTGTGCTTCACTTTTATACCATGGGTAACCCCGAGCCTACCAAGCGTATTGCACAGGCTATTTTTTAA
- a CDS encoding four helix bundle protein has protein sequence MHNFRELKVWQAGIQICKSIYQVAHIFPATERYGLTSQITRSAVSIPSNIAEGCGRKSGKEFQHFLSIALGSAYELETQIIIANELSYIPDEQLKQLTIQITEIQKMLSGLRNTLST, from the coding sequence ATGCATAATTTCAGAGAGCTCAAAGTATGGCAAGCCGGAATTCAAATATGTAAATCTATTTATCAGGTTGCTCATATCTTTCCGGCAACAGAAAGATATGGATTAACATCTCAAATTACCAGGTCGGCGGTTTCTATCCCATCTAATATTGCAGAGGGTTGCGGCCGTAAATCAGGTAAAGAGTTTCAGCATTTCCTCAGTATTGCTTTAGGTTCAGCATACGAATTAGAAACACAAATTATTATAGCCAATGAATTAAGCTATATTCCGGACGAACAATTAAAACAACTAACCATTCAAATTACCGAGATACAGAAAATGTTAAGTGGATTAAGAAATACTCTTTCTACTTAG